In one window of Tumebacillus algifaecis DNA:
- a CDS encoding TraR/DksA C4-type zinc finger protein — translation MNLTTEQLRQLRSKLEDEMSDILQRLDEDDAYQMRNSLMDTTGELSLYDNHPADIGSEVFERGKDLALRDADSLRIEEIDEALESMEDDTYGICAQCGRNIPFVRLEANPAAKQCVDCQEELDAQEISGNRPVEENFLFPGFGRSFMDHNDEDYNGFDGEDAWQAVARYGTAATNDENPDALHPNEFYLHADERLGYVEDIEGFTITDIEGNPVKDPQYVHNDAYRRAWREAEEQW, via the coding sequence ATGAATCTCACCACCGAACAACTGAGACAGCTGCGTTCTAAACTTGAAGATGAGATGTCTGACATTCTCCAGCGCTTAGACGAAGACGATGCTTACCAAATGAGAAATTCGTTAATGGATACGACCGGCGAGCTGTCACTTTATGATAACCATCCGGCTGACATCGGTTCTGAGGTGTTTGAAAGGGGGAAAGACCTCGCCTTGCGGGACGCCGATAGTTTGCGTATCGAGGAGATTGACGAAGCGCTTGAAAGTATGGAGGATGACACGTATGGCATCTGTGCACAATGTGGACGAAACATTCCCTTTGTGCGCTTGGAAGCGAACCCAGCCGCCAAACAATGCGTGGACTGCCAAGAGGAGCTAGATGCGCAGGAGATTTCGGGGAATCGGCCAGTGGAAGAGAACTTTCTATTTCCTGGTTTTGGGCGTTCGTTTATGGATCATAATGATGAGGATTACAACGGATTTGATGGTGAAGACGCTTGGCAAGCGGTGGCCCGTTATGGGACTGCGGCTACCAATGATGAAAATCCAGATGCGCTCCACCCTAACGAATTTTATCTTCACGCCGATGAACGCCTTGGCTATGTGGAAGATATTGAAGGCTTCACCATCACCGATATTGAAGGAAATCCGGTGAAAGATCCCCAATATGTTCACAACGATGCATATCGCAGGGCGTGGAGAGAGGCTGAAGAACAGTGGTAG
- a CDS encoding DUF5665 domain-containing protein has translation MENKHAQGKTRRTERVVQDNQQITLDDRVSVLSEQVERLAIHMEKANFADYVQLLNRPRRMIFYSLVGGIARGVGLGIGFSVLGATLVYLLQKLQLLGLPLIGDYIAELVRIVQSNLGNPYVR, from the coding sequence ATGGAGAACAAACATGCGCAGGGCAAGACACGCCGCACAGAACGCGTAGTGCAAGACAATCAGCAAATCACGCTGGACGATCGGGTGAGCGTGTTGAGCGAACAGGTGGAGCGGCTCGCCATTCATATGGAGAAGGCGAATTTTGCTGACTATGTGCAACTGCTCAATCGGCCAAGGCGGATGATTTTCTATAGTCTGGTGGGCGGTATTGCACGCGGTGTCGGGCTCGGTATTGGCTTTTCCGTTCTCGGTGCGACTTTGGTGTACCTGTTACAGAAATTGCAACTGTTGGGCTTGCCGTTAATCGGGGACTATATAGCTGAACTCGTGCGCATTGTGCAATCAAATCTAGGTAATCCGTACGTACGGTAA
- a CDS encoding DUF4183 domain-containing protein: MGDKGDSLAWINKAISDLKDAKQNIKKGEHVDAEDDAKEACKYIMKAFPDLKQKKKCHPTGCCSCYCRCKDLSHRQRITSRKFFAKVSGGTLAGQDLVIPISSFSDQDGGIATLFPFNYEFTTLYVNGMMQQNGIFAVTHSAIIIAGGANLDQDDPVAVEFIMQR, translated from the coding sequence ATGGGTGATAAAGGCGATTCGCTTGCTTGGATTAATAAAGCGATCTCTGATTTAAAAGATGCGAAGCAAAATATCAAGAAAGGGGAGCATGTAGACGCGGAAGATGACGCGAAAGAGGCATGTAAATACATTATGAAAGCATTTCCCGACCTGAAACAAAAAAAGAAGTGTCATCCAACAGGTTGTTGTTCATGTTATTGCCGCTGCAAAGACTTATCGCACCGACAACGGATCACCTCCAGAAAATTTTTTGCAAAGGTGTCAGGCGGAACTTTGGCCGGGCAAGATCTGGTCATTCCGATATCGAGCTTTTCTGATCAAGACGGAGGAATTGCCACTCTATTTCCTTTTAACTACGAGTTCACCACTCTTTATGTGAATGGGATGATGCAGCAAAATGGCATTTTTGCGGTCACGCACTCTGCTATCATCATCGCAGGCGGAGCGAATCTGGATCAGGATGACCCGGTCGCGGTCGAATTTATCATGCAGAGATAG
- a CDS encoding DUF4183 domain-containing protein — protein sequence MAASLIPPNLKSYKYYAPASAGTVAGADLTINATDFVNDSGAAVTAFPSYASFTLFINGMPQQNGIATVTTTSVVITGGATLDPSDPVVLNLVVNF from the coding sequence ATGGCCGCATCTCTTATCCCGCCCAATCTCAAGTCGTACAAGTACTACGCACCTGCGAGTGCAGGTACGGTGGCAGGTGCAGATCTCACCATTAACGCGACAGATTTTGTGAACGATTCTGGCGCCGCAGTGACTGCATTCCCGTCCTATGCTTCCTTCACGTTGTTTATCAACGGAATGCCTCAGCAAAATGGGATTGCAACTGTGACCACGACAAGCGTTGTGATCACGGGGGGAGCGACGCTTGACCCGTCTGATCCCGTCGTGCTCAACCTCGTGGTTAACTTCTAA
- a CDS encoding FDLD family class I lanthipeptide has translation MVNNDWFDLDLQIVNVVKSTDAMPISEITLCYTCDLSTDVRCKPTTTLEYC, from the coding sequence ATGGTGAACAATGACTGGTTCGATCTTGACCTACAGATCGTGAATGTCGTGAAATCGACAGATGCTATGCCAATCTCTGAAATTACCCTGTGTTACACCTGCGATTTGTCAACGGATGTTAGATGTAAGCCCACTACTACGTTGGAATACTGCTGA
- a CDS encoding non-ribosomal peptide synthetase family protein, translating to MHYNEVRFELTTDYSRLQNQRELKITQPLVLEEELFEQLRVAAHSLQTNMQRVVWAGFSVLLHRYTGAEQILIGVHDSNSDWVPTRIDLSVHTTFTELLANMQKVTSDHESLSVIMGREINTINTWMENNTALELGLAVEEHSNSLRLSFVYDAGLFAEDTINRMAENFRTLLAAVVVSLDQKHQVLPVLGERDQKLLSSFQTSESVPYPQDQTIQELFAKQVELRGDRTAVQFANQKLTYTELHARSNQLAHALRSSGYGRGMLVALLLDRSFEMLVGILGVLKAGAAYVPIDPDAPQSRIDYLLEDSRAAVVLTRSHLLDRLQGFSGEVVSFEQERNAWESFPITSLPLANSADDLAYVIYTSGSTGNPKGALLTHRGVSNLAMAQADVFDIHEESRILQTASFSFDASIMEIFFAVLRGGSLILTESHVLRDPIALKELFAREKITYALLSPVLIAQLPLDAGPDLETLASGGDVCQVAVAQAWAQRVHFINAYGPTEATVCATAWSSLRSDVIPNSLPIGRPLPNCKIYILDAAMRQVPVGSSGEIYISSPGLAKGYLNRPNLTAERFVDNPFEEGTLYKTGDIGRFLIDGNIEFGGRIDKQVKIRGFRIELGEIETVLQQHSAVGECVVIALKSSDGQKRIAGYMVLNRTVQMTEIRDFLMKQLPDYMVPAHLISISAIPLTLNGKVDERALPAPEETDLFDLDSYSPPETEIQKKIASVWQEMLGVKRVGIHDDFFALGGHSLSIFPILLRLKPDYPSLTIQDFYTYRTVVGLERLICQKEEQAAEQGALSDAKGGVHISETIQKGIESPRGVLLTGVTGYLGSHVLFDLIETTSTHVYCLVRAHDQRAATARLIDTMRFYFGEQGVELLADRVSVIVGDLSADGLGLSAQDVGTVQQEVDAILHCGADVRHYGDEDQFIKVNVRGTEQLLAFAKRREGVRFHLVSTLSVATWAPEGVSEWVVDENSNRPSAQTADNVYVKSKRLAEELVQQAMEEGIPATIYRVGNLVGHSVTGKFQRNVETNAFYRFMKAMLLLGATIADRQYIDLTPVDSCSRALVHLAFRRETKWRTLHLCNPIGIRGNAFTKILQEIGYEIRVLGAEEFQRWVFEAGNFSEQEEGRVLMLAHLLESDGDGPVLRFDTSQAMALLAEEGISYPEPDRQLIERMIAYVIEIGYLPAPERRKLVDSERCF from the coding sequence TTGCATTACAATGAAGTTCGGTTTGAGCTGACGACCGATTATTCCCGTTTACAGAATCAACGAGAACTAAAAATCACACAGCCCCTTGTACTTGAGGAGGAATTGTTTGAACAACTTCGTGTTGCTGCACATAGCTTGCAGACAAATATGCAACGTGTCGTTTGGGCTGGCTTCTCTGTACTACTACATCGTTACACAGGAGCCGAACAAATCCTGATCGGTGTACACGATTCAAATTCAGATTGGGTCCCAACGCGCATTGACCTATCCGTACATACTACTTTTACTGAACTCCTTGCGAACATGCAAAAAGTTACATCCGATCACGAATCATTATCCGTCATCATGGGGCGAGAGATTAACACGATCAATACATGGATGGAAAACAACACTGCTCTTGAGTTGGGGCTTGCTGTAGAGGAGCATTCTAATTCGTTGCGATTGTCCTTCGTGTACGATGCCGGACTGTTTGCAGAAGATACGATCAATCGTATGGCTGAGAATTTCCGAACACTTTTAGCTGCGGTAGTCGTTTCTTTAGATCAAAAGCATCAAGTGCTCCCTGTGTTAGGCGAGAGGGATCAAAAATTGCTAAGTTCATTTCAGACGTCGGAGTCGGTGCCATATCCTCAAGATCAAACGATTCAGGAACTCTTTGCGAAACAGGTGGAACTCCGAGGTGATCGGACGGCCGTGCAATTTGCAAATCAAAAACTTACGTATACGGAGCTTCATGCTCGATCCAATCAATTAGCGCATGCCTTGCGAAGCAGTGGATATGGGAGGGGGATGTTGGTCGCGTTGCTGCTCGACCGCTCCTTTGAGATGCTGGTCGGTATACTGGGCGTTTTAAAAGCTGGTGCAGCTTATGTTCCTATCGACCCTGATGCACCACAATCACGGATCGATTATCTGTTGGAAGATTCCCGAGCAGCAGTTGTATTGACTCGTTCACACCTACTGGATCGCTTACAGGGTTTTTCGGGTGAAGTCGTGTCGTTCGAGCAGGAGCGGAATGCATGGGAATCGTTTCCGATCACGTCCTTGCCATTGGCAAATTCGGCAGATGATTTGGCCTACGTGATCTATACGTCCGGTTCCACAGGGAATCCCAAAGGAGCTTTGCTGACTCACCGAGGAGTTAGCAATCTCGCGATGGCTCAGGCCGATGTTTTTGACATACATGAGGAGAGCCGTATTCTGCAGACGGCATCCTTTTCATTTGATGCATCGATCATGGAGATTTTCTTTGCGGTGCTCCGTGGAGGTAGCTTGATCCTAACAGAAAGTCATGTCTTGCGTGACCCGATCGCACTGAAAGAACTCTTTGCGCGTGAAAAGATCACATATGCTTTGTTGTCTCCGGTGCTGATTGCTCAACTACCGCTTGACGCGGGGCCAGACCTCGAAACACTGGCATCTGGTGGCGATGTTTGTCAGGTGGCGGTTGCACAGGCGTGGGCACAACGCGTCCATTTTATCAATGCTTACGGTCCGACAGAAGCGACAGTTTGTGCAACTGCATGGTCGTCTTTGCGTTCGGACGTAATTCCCAATTCCCTTCCGATCGGTCGTCCGTTGCCCAATTGTAAGATCTATATTCTAGATGCAGCGATGCGCCAAGTACCAGTCGGTTCAAGTGGGGAGATCTACATCAGCAGTCCAGGTCTTGCGAAAGGATATTTGAATCGACCCAATTTGACAGCAGAGCGTTTTGTGGACAATCCATTTGAGGAAGGCACACTCTACAAAACGGGAGACATTGGTCGGTTTTTGATAGATGGCAACATTGAGTTTGGTGGACGTATCGACAAACAGGTGAAAATTCGCGGTTTTCGCATCGAACTTGGAGAAATTGAGACTGTACTTCAGCAACATTCTGCTGTGGGTGAATGTGTCGTGATCGCTTTGAAAAGCTCCGATGGACAAAAAAGGATCGCAGGTTACATGGTCCTGAATCGAACGGTGCAGATGACAGAAATACGCGATTTTCTCATGAAACAGTTGCCAGATTACATGGTGCCGGCGCATCTAATCTCGATTTCTGCGATTCCACTGACATTGAATGGCAAGGTGGATGAACGAGCATTGCCTGCTCCTGAAGAGACTGACCTTTTCGATCTGGATTCGTATTCGCCGCCAGAGACGGAAATTCAGAAAAAGATCGCCAGTGTTTGGCAGGAGATGCTCGGGGTTAAACGGGTGGGCATCCATGACGACTTCTTCGCATTAGGCGGACATTCATTGTCGATTTTCCCAATTCTGTTGCGGTTAAAGCCTGATTATCCGAGTTTGACGATACAGGATTTTTATACCTATCGCACGGTGGTAGGCTTGGAGCGCTTGATCTGTCAGAAAGAAGAACAGGCTGCTGAACAGGGTGCGCTTTCGGATGCAAAAGGGGGAGTACACATATCGGAGACGATACAAAAAGGGATTGAGAGCCCAAGAGGTGTGTTGTTAACCGGAGTAACTGGGTACCTAGGTTCGCATGTTTTGTTCGATCTGATTGAAACGACATCTACACACGTCTATTGTCTCGTGCGAGCACATGATCAGCGGGCGGCGACTGCACGTTTGATCGATACGATGCGATTCTATTTTGGTGAGCAGGGTGTCGAATTGTTGGCAGACCGGGTGTCGGTGATCGTGGGTGATCTGTCTGCAGATGGACTGGGCCTCTCAGCTCAGGATGTTGGCACTGTACAGCAAGAGGTCGATGCGATCCTGCATTGTGGTGCTGATGTTCGGCATTATGGCGACGAAGACCAATTTATCAAGGTGAATGTAAGGGGAACGGAACAGTTATTAGCTTTTGCAAAAAGACGCGAGGGAGTGCGTTTTCATTTGGTTTCTACATTAAGTGTAGCGACCTGGGCACCTGAAGGCGTCTCCGAGTGGGTCGTGGATGAAAATAGCAACAGGCCCTCTGCACAGACAGCCGACAATGTGTATGTGAAAAGCAAGCGTCTGGCCGAAGAATTAGTTCAGCAAGCAATGGAGGAAGGAATTCCGGCTACGATTTATCGTGTGGGAAATCTGGTCGGACATTCTGTTACAGGAAAATTCCAACGCAACGTGGAGACCAACGCGTTTTATCGTTTCATGAAAGCAATGCTTTTGTTGGGGGCGACAATTGCAGATCGACAATATATTGATCTGACTCCTGTCGATTCGTGTAGTCGAGCACTGGTTCATTTGGCTTTTCGACGAGAAACGAAGTGGCGAACTCTGCATTTATGCAATCCAATAGGAATCCGTGGCAATGCGTTTACCAAGATCTTGCAAGAGATTGGATATGAGATTCGGGTCCTAGGGGCGGAGGAATTCCAGCGGTGGGTGTTCGAAGCGGGGAATTTTTCCGAACAAGAGGAAGGAAGGGTGCTGATGCTAGCACACTTGTTGGAGTCTGATGGGGATGGGCCAGTGTTGAGGTTTGATACCAGCCAAGCGATGGCATTGCTAGCTGAGGAGGGAATTTCCTACCCAGAGCCCGATCGTCAGTTGATCGAACGGATGATTGCCTATGTAATTGAGATCGGTTATTTGCCTGCCCCCGAGCGTCGAAAACTTGTGGATTCTGAGCGTTGTTTTTAG